The genomic segment AACCCGATCGAAGATATGCCGCACGATGCTAACGGTACGCCGGTAGATATCGTACTGAACCCGCTGGGCGTACCGTCTCGTATGAACATTGGTCAGATCCTGGAAACACACCTGGGTATGGCTGCGAAAGGTATCGGCGACAAGATCAACGCCATGCTGAAACAGCAGCAGGAAGTCGCAAAACTGCGTGAATTCATCCAGCGTGCCTACGATCTGGGTACCGACGTTCGTCAGAAAGTCGACCTGAACACCTTCAGCGATGATGAAGTTCTGCGTCTGGCGGAAAACCTGCGTAAAGGTATGCCAATTGCAACGCCGGTATTCGACGGTGCAAAAGAAGCTGAAATCAAAGAGCTGCTGCAACTGGGTGGTCTGCCATCTTCTGGTCAGATTACGCTGTTTGATGGTCGCACCGGCGAGCAGTTTGAGCGTCAGGTAACCGTAGGTTACATGTACATGCTGAAACTGAACCACCTGGTTGATGACAAGATGCACGCGCGTTCTACCGGTTCTTACAGCCTGGTTACTCAGCAGCCGCTGGGTGGTAAGGCTCAGTTCGGTGGTCAGCGCTTCGGGGAGATGGAAGTGTGGGCGCTTGAAGCATACGGCGCAGCATACACCCTGCAGGAAATGCTCACCGTTAAGTCTGATGACGTGAACGGTCGTACCAAGATGTATAAGAACATCGTGGACGGCAACCATCAGATGGAACCGGGCATGCCAGAATCCTTCAACGTACTGTTGAAAGAGATTCGTTCGCTGGGTATCAACATCGAACTGGAAGACGAGTAATTCTCGCTCAAACAGGTCACTGGTGTCGGATTAACCCCCGACACCAGATTGTGCTAACTCCGACGGGAGCAAATCCGTGAAAGATTTATTAAAGTTTCTGAAAGCGCAGACTAAAACCGAAGAGTTTGATGCGATCAAAATTGCTCTGGCTTCGCCAGACATGATCCGTTCATGGTCTTTCGGTGAAGTTAAAAAGCCGGAAACCATTAACTACCGTACGTTCAAACCTGAGCGTGACGGCCTTTTCTGTGCGCGTATTTTCGGGCCAGTAAAAGACTATGAGTGCCTGTGCGGTAAGTACAAGCGCCTGAAACACCGTGGTGTGATCTGTGAGAAGTGCGGCGTCGAAGTGACCCAGACCAAAGTGCGCCGTGAGCGCATGGGCCACATCGAGCTGGCGTCTCCTACTGCTCACATCTGGTTCCTGAAATCTCTGCCGTCCCGTATCGGTCTGCTGCTGGATATGCCGCTGCGCGATATCGAACGTGTTCTGTACTTCGAATCTTATGTGGTTATCGAAGGCGGTATGACGAACCTGGAACGCCACCAGATTCTGACCGAAGAACAGTACCTGGATGCGCTGGAAGAGTTCGGTGACGAATTTGACGCGAAGATGGGTGCGGAAGCTATTCAGGCCCTGCTGAAAAGCATGGATCTGGAGCAAGAGTGCGAGCAGCTGCGTGAAGAGCTGAACGAAACGAACTCCGAAACCAAGCGTAAAAAACTGACCAAGCGTATCAAACTGCTGGAAGCGTTCGTTCAGTCTGGTAACAAACCAGAGTGGATGATCCTGACCGTTCTGCCGGTTCTGCCGCCAGATCTGCGTCCGCTGGTTCCGCTGGATGGTGGTCGTTTCGCGACGTCTGACCTGAACGATCTGTATCGTCGCGTTATTAACCGTAACAACCGTTTGAAACGTCTGCTGGATCTGGCTGCGCCGGACATCATCGTACGCAACGAAAAACGTATGCTGCAGGAAGCGGTTGACGCCCTGCTGGATAACGGTCGTCGCGGTCGTGCGATCACTGGTTCTAACAAACGTCCTCTGAAATCTTTGGCCGACATGATCAAAGGTAAGCAGGGTCGTTTCCGTCAGAACCTGCTCGGTAAGCGTGTTGACTACTCCGGTCGTTCTGTTATCACCGTAGGTCCATACCTGCGTCTGCATCAGTGCGGTCTGCCGAAAAAAATGGCGCTGGAGCTGTTCAAACCGTTCATCTACGGCAAGCTGGAACTGCGTGGCCTCGCCACCACCATCAAAGCTGCTAAGAAAATGGTTGAGCGTGAAGAAGCTGTCGTTTGGGATATCCTGGACGAAGTGATCCGCGAACACCCGGTACTGCTGAACCGTGCGCCAACGCTGCACCGTCTGGGTATCCAGGCTTTTGAGCCCGTACTGATCGAAGGTAAAGCTATCCAGCTGCACCCGCTGGTTTGTGCGGCTTATAACGCCGACTTCGATGGTGACCAGATGGCAGTTCACGTACCGCTGACGCTGGAAGCCCAGCTGGAAGCGCGCGCGCTGATGATGTCTACCAACAACATCCTGTCTCCAGCGAACGGCGAACCTATCATCGTTCCTTCTCAGGACGTTGTATTGGGTCTGTACTACATGACCCGTGACTGTGTTAACGCCAAAGGCGAAGGCATGGTGCTGACGGGGCCGAAAGAAGCTGAGCGTATTTACCGTGCTGGTCTGGCCTCTCTGCATGCGCGCGTTAAAGTACGTATCACTGAATACGAAAAAGAGGCTAACGGCGAATTCGTTGCGACAACCAGCCTGAAAGACACGACCATCGGCCGTGCTATTTTGTGGATGATCGTACCGAAAGGTCTGCCTTTCTCCATCGTCAACCAGGCGCTGGGCAAGAAGGCTATCTCCAAAATGCTGAACACCTGTTACCGCATTTTGGGCCTGAAGCCGACCGTTATCTTCGCTGACCAGACAATGTACACCGGCTTTGCGTATGCAGCGCGTTCAGGTGCCTCTGTTGGTATTGATGACATGGTCATCCCAGAGAAGAAACACGAGATCATCTCTGAAGCGGAAGCCGAAGTTGCTGAGATCCAGGAGCAGTTCCAGTCTGGTCTGGTTACCGCGGGTGAACGCTATAACAAAGTTATCGATATCTGGGCTGCGGCAAACGATCGTGTATCTAAAGCGATGATGGACAACCTGCAAACCGAAACCGTGATTAACCGTGACGGCGTAGAAGAGCAGCAGGTTTCTTTCAATAGCATCTACATGATGGCCGACTCCGGTGCGCGTGGTTCTGCAGCGCAGATCCGTCAGCTGGCAGGTATGCGTGGTCTGATGGCGAAGCCAGATGGTTCCATCATCGAGACGCCAATCACCGCGAACTTCCGTGAAGGCCTGAACGTACTCCAGTACTTCATCTCCACGCACGGTGCGCGTAAAGGTCTGGCGGATACCGCACTGAAAACGGCGAACTCCGGTTATCTGACGCGTCGTCTGGTTGACGTGGCGCAGGATCTGGTTGTTACCGAAGACGATTGTGGCACCCTCGAAGGTATCACCATGACCCCGGTTATCGAGGGCGGTGATGTTAAAGAGCCGCTGCGCGATCGCGTTCTGGGTCGTGTTACTGCGGAAGATATTCTGAAGCCGGGTACGGCAGACATTCTGGTTCCACGTAACACGCTGCTGCACGAGCACTGGTGTGACCTGCTGGAAGCGAACTCTGTTGACTCAGTGAAAGTACGTTCCGTTGTATCCTGTGACACCGACTTTGGTGTATGTGCGCACTGCTACGGTCGTGACCTGGCGCGTGGCCACATCATTAACAAAGGTGAAGCTATCGGCGTTATCGCGGCACAGTCCATCGGTGAGCCGGGTACACAGCTGACGATGCGTACGTTCCACATCGGTGGTGCGGCATCGCGTGCGGCTGCTGAGTCCAGCATCCAGGTGAAAAACAAAGGTAGCATTAAGCTCATCAACGCGAAGTCTGTTATTAACTCTACAGGCAAGCTGGTTGTGACCTCTCGTAACACCGAGCTGAAGCTGATCGACGAATTCGGTCGTACCAAAGAGAGCTATAAAGTGCCTTACGGCGCAGTAATGGCTAAAGGTGATGGTGAGCAGGTTGCCGGCGGTGAAACCGTTGCAAACTGGGATCCGCACACCATGCCGGTCATCACCGAAGTGAGTGGTTTCATCCGCTTTACTGACATGCTTGACGGCCAGACCATTACTCGTCAGACCGACGAACTGACCGGTCTGTCTTCTCTGGTGGTTCTGGATTCTGCAGAGCGTACTGCGGGTGGTAAAGATCTGCGTCCGGCCCTGAAAATCATTGATGCCAACGGTAATGACGTTCTGATCCCAGGCACCGATATGCCTGCTCAGTACTTCCTGCCGGGTAAAGCGATTGTTCAGCTGGAAGATGGCGTTCAGATCAGTGCGGGTGATACCCTGGCACGTATTCCTCAGGAATCCGGCGGTACCAAGGACATCACCGGTGGTCTGCCGCGCGTTGCGGATCTCTTCGAAGCACGTCGTCCGAAAGAGCCTGCAATTCTGGCGGAAATCAGCGGTATCATCTCCTTCGGTAAAGAGACCAAAGGAAAACGTCGTCTGGTTATCACCCCGTTAGACGGTAGTGATCCGTACGAAGAGATGATTCCTAAGTGGCGTCAGCTCAACGTGTTCGAAGGCGAACGTGTAGAGCGTGGTGACGTGGTTTCCGATGGTCCAGAAGCGCCGCACGACATTCTGCGTCTTCGTGGCGTGCATGCGGTAACGCGTTACATCACCAACGAAGTACAGGACGTTTACCGTCTGCAGGGCGTTAAGATTAACGATAAGCACATCGAAGTTATCGTTCGTCAGATGCTGCGTAAAGCAACCATTGAAAGCGCGGGCAGTTCCGACTTCCTGGAAGGCGAACAGGTTGAATACTCACGCGTTAAGATCGCTAACCGCGAGCTTGAAGCGAACGGCAAAAACAGTGCGACCTTCGCACGCGATTTGCTGGGTATCACCAAAGCGTCTCTGGCAACCGAGTCCTTCATCTCTGCTGCATCGTTCCAGGAAACAACGCGTGTCCTGACCGAAGCCGCTGTTGCAGGTAAACGTGATGAACTGCGCGGTCTGAAAGAGAACGTTATCGTGGGTCGTTTGATCCCGGCAGGTACCGGTTATGCGTACCACCAGGATCGCATGCGTCGTCGTGCAGCGGGCGAACAGCCAGCCGCACCGCAGGTGACTGCTGAAGATGCATCCGCGAGCCTGGCAGAACTGCTGAACGCAGGTCTGGGCGGTTCCGACAACGATTAGTCGTTGATAATGCTACTAAAAAACCCGCTTCGGCGGGTTTTTTTATGGTGCAGTCTGGGCACGATAAGCGTAGTCGCCAGCGGGCGTTCTTTAGTTAATCAGCGGGATCCGGCGATAAAGCTCAATCATATCGCCCGCCAGATCCTGAATGACCATCGCGTTCATCAGGTGATCCTGTGAATGAACGGTAATCAGGTTAACCGGTAGTTTCCCTGTTCCTTCGTCAAAGCCAATGAGCTGGGTCTGAATGACGTGCGCATGCTTCACGAATTCGCGCGACTCTTCCATCGCTTTTTCCGCTTCTTCAAATTCACCTTTACGGGCCATCTGCAACGCCGTGAGGGCTGCGCTACGGGCCGCACCCGCGTTAACCAGCAGCTCCATAATCGTTGTTTCTAAATCTTCCATGGGCTACTCCAGCAGTTTGAGGGCTTTTTCGAGAACGACATCACCTTTCATCATGCCGTAATCCATCATATCGATCACCACGACTTTTTTACCCAGCGGCTCGGCCTGCGCTTGCAGTTTTGCCAGCTCGTATTTAACCTGTGGCCCCAGCAATACGATGTCTGCCGTCGCGAGGTTGTCTTTAAACTCCGCGACCGGAACGGCTTTAATGGTTACTTCAACCCCTTTTTTCTGCGCGGCGTCTTTCATGCGTTGTACCAGCATGCTGGTTGACATCCCTGCTGCACAGCATAAAACGATGTTCTTCATAGTCAGCCTCGATCAACATGTGTTTAGTGATAATTATCCCGTGCAGTCCGCTTCAACAACCGCTTTACCGCGATTGTGTGTCAGGCATCACAAAGAAATCGGCATTTTTCTGAAACCGGTTACAATTCTGCGGCAGAGAGCAATCTGCCCGTGAAAATGGGCAGATTGAAGAGCGGAAGTTAGTGGGCGGGCATATGAATAATACGGTTTTTTCCCTGCTGTTTTGCCGCGTAAAGAGCGGCATCAACGCTTGCCACGAACTGTTCCAGAGGTTCGAAGCGCCACTCACCCAGCCCCGCGCTAAAGGTCACGTGGAGGTTTTCTTCCCGCCATTCGCGTTTTCTAACGGCGTGGCGCCACGTCTCGAGCAGTGAATGGGCGGAATTTATCAGCTCATCCTGGAAGATTACCGCGAACTCTTCGCCCCCATAGCGGTAAAGGGAGACGTCATGTGGCTTCATTATCTTAATCCCCTCGCGCGCGACGTTACGCAAGACAATGTCGCCGCTCACGTGGCCCCAGGTGTCGTTGATCGACTTGAAATTATCAATATCAACCAGCGCCAGCGCGAACGGCTGATGGCTTTTTAGCAGCTCATCAACATCGCTATCGAAAGCGCGGCGGTTTTTGCACCCCGTCAGCGCATCGTGGGTCGCCTGGCGCACATACGCCATCTCGCGCTCTTTGTTCGACTTGATAGTATGGCTAAGCATCGCTTCAAGCCGCGGAGCCTGGTTGACGTCCCCGGTTTTAATGGCGTTGATAATGTTCATCAGCACGGTGCGCGAGGCATGGCGCAGGTATAAACCGAACAGGATGATAATGATGGCCGCAAGGGCAAATCCCCAGCCGACGATGGTGGTTTGATGGCGGGTGATATCGGTGAGTGTCGCGCCAGATACCCGGTAGATAACAAACCAGTCCGGGTTGGTGAAAGAGTAATAGTAATACCAGCTTTGGCTTTGCGGATCGTAAAGATGACCTTCGCCGCTGGTCATTTTGTCCATGAGCGCTTCACTGACGTAGGATTTAAAGAGTGCTCCCGTATCGGGATGAAGCACCACGGCGCCATCGCGCTCGACGACAAAGAATTCACCCTGTACCGGGGCCACCATCTGACGAAGGGTAAAGCCCATTGATGCCAGATCAAGATGAAAGGCGAGGGTGCCTTTTAATCGTCCTTCTGGCGAAAGCACGGGCTTGAAGAGGGTAACAGTAGGATGCCCGGTGAAATAGTCCGTATAGGGGCGGGTATAGCGACTGAAAATACTGGCTTCAGCTTGCCCAATAAACCAGGGACGGATCCGGGCATCGAAAGTTTTGCTCTTCTCCGTCGGGAGCACTTCCGGCGCGCGCAGATAATGGCCCTGCGTGTCGGCCAGAGAGATAGACGACACGGAAGGCATCAGATTCTGCAAATACATCAACATCTGCAGCCCTTCTGCAGGGTTAGTGCTTACCGTGGCCTCGAGCCGGTTATTGCGTGCGAAGAAGGTCGCCGCACGACCGAGGATATAGTCATTTTCATGCAGAATTGATTCGGTATAGTTCACCGCAAGATTATGGGTGAAGTTACCGTTAATCTTATGAAAATATTCAATAAAATCCTTTCTTTGCATTATCGTAACGAACACGGCGATCAGAATGAAGCTGAGCATGATCCCTACGAAGCTGACCATTATCGGCCGGGTAAAAGAGAGTTTTCTACTGTGACGAGCCATAAGCTGTACATCAATCCTGATGGTGTAACGCATTACGTGAATGGATATCCTCTCAGCATAGTCGCTGCCCGGAGGTTAGCGGTTAATTATACAGATGCAGTTTTCAACTGAGATGATTTATCTTAAGAATCGATAGGAAATTACGCATTCGTTTTGTGAATTCATTTAGTGCCGCACTGCGCCGGAAGCAGGGCGAAACGAGGAAGAAGCTTTTCGCCCTGGTCGGCATCCGTTGCTGACGAAAGCAGAATAAAAAAGTGGGAGATATCTGACAATCTCCCGATTATCACGTTACGAGCAGCCTCGTAATATTTCAATGCGGTTACAGCGCGTTTCAACGCATTTGCGATGCTCTTCCCAGCCAGCTATCCCAGTCTTTCCAGACGGGCTGCAGCCCTTGCCCGATCAGCGCTCGTGCCACCTCTTCCGGGCGGCGTCCATCATGCGGCGCGAATTGTTCCAGCTCCGGATGGTCATCGGCGTAACCCCCTGGCTGGGTTTTGGAAAAGGCGCTGACGTTATTGATTGCCAGCGGGATCACCCGATCGCGAAACGCCGGTGATTCCCGCGTGGAGAGGGATAATTCGACCTCCGGTGCGAGCAGACGAAAGGCGCAGATGGTTTGTACCAGCTGGCGTTCATCCATCAGCGACGTCGGTTCAATCCCTCCTGCACAGGGGCGCAGCCGGGGAAAGGAGATCGAGTAACGGCTCTGCCAGTAGCGCTGCTGTAGCCACAAAAGATGCTCCGCCACCATGTAGCAATCCACGCGCCAGTTGTCAGACAGCCCGCTCAGCGCGCCAAGACCGATTTTATCGATTCCGGCACGTCCCAGCCTGTCTGGCGTCTCAAGCCGAAAGTAGAAATCCTGTTTCTTCCCCTGCAGGTGGTGTCGCGCATAGGTCGCCTCGTGGTAGGTTTCCTGATAAACCATCACCCCGTCCAGCCCGAGCGTTTTAAGCTCGGCGTATTCGTCCAGCGTCAGGGGCTGCACTTCCATCTGTAACGAGGCGAACTCACGGCGGATGGTGGGCAGGTGCTGACGGAAATAGTCCATCCCGACTTTGCTTTGATGCTCACCCGTCACCAGCAGCAGATGTTCGA from the unidentified bacterial endosymbiont genome contains:
- the rpoC gene encoding DNA-directed RNA polymerase subunit beta'; the encoded protein is MKDLLKFLKAQTKTEEFDAIKIALASPDMIRSWSFGEVKKPETINYRTFKPERDGLFCARIFGPVKDYECLCGKYKRLKHRGVICEKCGVEVTQTKVRRERMGHIELASPTAHIWFLKSLPSRIGLLLDMPLRDIERVLYFESYVVIEGGMTNLERHQILTEEQYLDALEEFGDEFDAKMGAEAIQALLKSMDLEQECEQLREELNETNSETKRKKLTKRIKLLEAFVQSGNKPEWMILTVLPVLPPDLRPLVPLDGGRFATSDLNDLYRRVINRNNRLKRLLDLAAPDIIVRNEKRMLQEAVDALLDNGRRGRAITGSNKRPLKSLADMIKGKQGRFRQNLLGKRVDYSGRSVITVGPYLRLHQCGLPKKMALELFKPFIYGKLELRGLATTIKAAKKMVEREEAVVWDILDEVIREHPVLLNRAPTLHRLGIQAFEPVLIEGKAIQLHPLVCAAYNADFDGDQMAVHVPLTLEAQLEARALMMSTNNILSPANGEPIIVPSQDVVLGLYYMTRDCVNAKGEGMVLTGPKEAERIYRAGLASLHARVKVRITEYEKEANGEFVATTSLKDTTIGRAILWMIVPKGLPFSIVNQALGKKAISKMLNTCYRILGLKPTVIFADQTMYTGFAYAARSGASVGIDDMVIPEKKHEIISEAEAEVAEIQEQFQSGLVTAGERYNKVIDIWAAANDRVSKAMMDNLQTETVINRDGVEEQQVSFNSIYMMADSGARGSAAQIRQLAGMRGLMAKPDGSIIETPITANFREGLNVLQYFISTHGARKGLADTALKTANSGYLTRRLVDVAQDLVVTEDDCGTLEGITMTPVIEGGDVKEPLRDRVLGRVTAEDILKPGTADILVPRNTLLHEHWCDLLEANSVDSVKVRSVVSCDTDFGVCAHCYGRDLARGHIINKGEAIGVIAAQSIGEPGTQLTMRTFHIGGAASRAAAESSIQVKNKGSIKLINAKSVINSTGKLVVTSRNTELKLIDEFGRTKESYKVPYGAVMAKGDGEQVAGGETVANWDPHTMPVITEVSGFIRFTDMLDGQTITRQTDELTGLSSLVVLDSAERTAGGKDLRPALKIIDANGNDVLIPGTDMPAQYFLPGKAIVQLEDGVQISAGDTLARIPQESGGTKDITGGLPRVADLFEARRPKEPAILAEISGIISFGKETKGKRRLVITPLDGSDPYEEMIPKWRQLNVFEGERVERGDVVSDGPEAPHDILRLRGVHAVTRYITNEVQDVYRLQGVKINDKHIEVIVRQMLRKATIESAGSSDFLEGEQVEYSRVKIANRELEANGKNSATFARDLLGITKASLATESFISAASFQETTRVLTEAAVAGKRDELRGLKENVIVGRLIPAGTGYAYHQDRMRRRAAGEQPAAPQVTAEDASASLAELLNAGLGGSDND
- a CDS encoding PTS lactose/cellobiose transporter subunit IIA codes for the protein MEDLETTIMELLVNAGAARSAALTALQMARKGEFEEAEKAMEESREFVKHAHVIQTQLIGFDEGTGKLPVNLITVHSQDHLMNAMVIQDLAGDMIELYRRIPLIN
- a CDS encoding PTS sugar transporter subunit IIB, whose product is MKNIVLCCAAGMSTSMLVQRMKDAAQKKGVEVTIKAVPVAEFKDNLATADIVLLGPQVKYELAKLQAQAEPLGKKVVVIDMMDYGMMKGDVVLEKALKLLE
- a CDS encoding sensor domain-containing diguanylate cyclase, producing the protein MARHSRKLSFTRPIMVSFVGIMLSFILIAVFVTIMQRKDFIEYFHKINGNFTHNLAVNYTESILHENDYILGRAATFFARNNRLEATVSTNPAEGLQMLMYLQNLMPSVSSISLADTQGHYLRAPEVLPTEKSKTFDARIRPWFIGQAEASIFSRYTRPYTDYFTGHPTVTLFKPVLSPEGRLKGTLAFHLDLASMGFTLRQMVAPVQGEFFVVERDGAVVLHPDTGALFKSYVSEALMDKMTSGEGHLYDPQSQSWYYYYSFTNPDWFVIYRVSGATLTDITRHQTTIVGWGFALAAIIIILFGLYLRHASRTVLMNIINAIKTGDVNQAPRLEAMLSHTIKSNKEREMAYVRQATHDALTGCKNRRAFDSDVDELLKSHQPFALALVDIDNFKSINDTWGHVSGDIVLRNVAREGIKIMKPHDVSLYRYGGEEFAVIFQDELINSAHSLLETWRHAVRKREWREENLHVTFSAGLGEWRFEPLEQFVASVDAALYAAKQQGKNRIIHMPAH
- the thiH gene encoding 2-iminoacetate synthase ThiH gives rise to the protein MSTFSDRWRQLQWDDIALRIHSKTSADVQHALDARHLTREDMMALLSPAASAYLEPMAQRAQRLTRQRFGNTVSFYVPLYLSNLCANDCTYCGFSMSNRIKRKKLDEGEIARECAAIREMGFEHLLLVTGEHQSKVGMDYFRQHLPTIRREFASLQMEVQPLTLDEYAELKTLGLDGVMVYQETYHEATYARHHLQGKKQDFYFRLETPDRLGRAGIDKIGLGALSGLSDNWRVDCYMVAEHLLWLQQRYWQSRYSISFPRLRPCAGGIEPTSLMDERQLVQTICAFRLLAPEVELSLSTRESPAFRDRVIPLAINNVSAFSKTQPGGYADDHPELEQFAPHDGRRPEEVARALIGQGLQPVWKDWDSWLGRASQMR